The Asticcacaulis sp. EMRT-3 region CCGAAAAGGTGCGCTGGCAGCTTTCGGGCTGTTCATGCACTTCCTTTTCCATAAAGTGGCGATAAGCCCCCTTTTCGACCAGCGCCGCCGAGGCCGACACCGTGACCACCGGGCGGTTGACGAGGAAGCCACCGGCATCGCGCACCTCGGCGCTGTCGCGGTTGAGGATCACCCAGTCGCCTTCTTCGAGATAGGTGACGCGGTGGGTGAACGGCCCGACGGCCAGGGCATCTGAGCCCAGGAACATTTCGCCCTCACCCCAGCCAATGACCAGCGGCGAACCGCGCCGCGCGCCGAACAGGGTTTCGTCCTCGCCACGGATCAGTATGGCCAGGGCATAGGCGCCGTGCAGCCGGTCGAGCGTCGCCTTGAAAGCGTCACGCGGGCTTGCGCCACCTTGCAGGGCTTCGTCGAGCAGATGGGCGATGACCTCGGTATCGGTGTCGGACTCAAACACATGGCCGCGCGATTGCAGATCGGCCTTCAGTTCGGCGAAGTTTTCGATAATGCCATTATGCACCAGCGTCACCGCGCCATAGGCATGGGGGTGGGCGTTGCGCAGGCTGGGCGCGCCGTGGGTGGCCCAGCGCGTATGGCCGATGCCGACACGGCCCTCAATCGGCTGGTCGGCGATAACGGCTTCCAGATTGCGGATCTTGCCCTCGGCGCGGCGGCGCTCAGGGCCTTGCGGCGTCACCACCGCGATGCCGGAGCTGTCATAGCCGCGATATTCAAGGCGGCGCAAGGATTCCAGCAGGCGAGGCGCCACAGGTGAGGTGCCGATAATGCCGATAATGCCACACATGAACGGGAATCCTCTCGCTTTGAAACGGCAGACCAGCCTGCGATTTGCACGCTTCAAATAGCATACCAATTTTGCAATTGCTATAAATATGAGTGACAAATCATTACAGGTTTCGGCTAAACCTGCCGGAATGCACCATAAAACTTCGCCAATATGGCGAAACTGAGCCTTATTGCGTCATAATGAATGCAATATTAAGACTTATTGGGCTGTCAGCATGAATTTTACGCAATGAAAAATTTGCAAATTGCGAATAAGTCTCTATTCTGATCCTATTAACGGGAATGCAAGCGCCATGAGCGATACGAAATGGGACAGGCTACAGGCGGCGGTGAACGCTTCGGGCCTGTCGATCAAGGATGTGGCCGAGGCGGCGGGTATCGCGCAATCGAGCCTCTTCCGGGCGCTGAATGGCTCCACCAAGGCACCGCGCCCCGAAACAGCCGACAAGCTGGAGGCCGCCTTCATCGCCCTGGTGACCGGCAAGCTTGCCGATTACCGCAACGCCCTGTCCATCTATGGTTACAATCCCATCCGCAACAAAAATGAGGAAATGGCCGCCCACATGCCCGCTTTGAACAAGACCCGCACCTATTTCGGCACGGACGGCATCCGGGGCCGCGCCAATACCTTCCCCATGACCGCCGAAGTGGCTTACCGGGTCGGCATGGCGGCGGGCAAGATGTTCATGTCGGATAATGATCGCCGCCATATGGTGGTGATCGGCAAGGATACGCGCCTGTCGGGCTATATGATCGAACCGGCTCTGGTGGCCGGTTTCACCTCGGTCGGCATGGATGTGCGCCTGTTCGGGCCTTTGCCGACGCCCGGCGTGGCCATGATGACGCGCTCGATGCGCGCCGATCTGGGCGTGATGATCTCGGCCTCGCATAATGGCTTTGCCGATAATGGCATCAAGCTGTTCGGCCCGGATGGTTACAAGCTGTCCGATGAGGTGGAGCTGGCGATCGAGACACGCATGGACGGCAATATCCTCGAAGGCGTCGCCGATCCGGCCCGGCTTGGCCGGGTGCAGCGGGTCGATGACGCGCAATGGCGCTATGTCGAGATCGCCAAGGCCACCTTCCCGCGTCACCTGACGCTGGCGGGTCTGCGTGTGGTTATCGATTGCGCTAATGGGGCGGCCTATAAGGTGGCACCGCTGGCCTTGTATGAACTGGGGGCCGAGGTCTTCCCGCTCGGCGTGACGCCTGATGGCATCAATATCAATGAGAAGTGCGGCTCCACCCAGCCGCAGGCGATGGCGCAGAAGGTGCGCGAACTGCGCGCTGACATCGGTATTGCGCTCGATGGCGATGCCGACCGGGTGGTGATCTGCGATGAGCACGGCAATATCGTCGATGGCGACCAGATCATGGCCATTGTGGCCAGCGCTATGGCGCATAAGGGCCAGCTTAAGAGCGGCGGGCTGGTGGCGACGGTCATGTCCAATCTGGGGCTGGAGCGCTTTATGGAGAAGAAGGGCCTGAAGCTGGAGCGCACCAAGGTGGGTGATCGCTATGTGATGGAAAAGATGCGCGAGGGCGGCTTCAATATCGGCGGCGAGCAGTCGGGCCATGTGATTTTGAGCGATTACGCCACGACGGGCGACGGCCTGATCGCCGCCTTGCAGGTGCTGGCCGAGCGCGTCGAAACCGGCAAGCCGATGAGCGAACTGGGCAAGCAGTTCGATACCGTGCCGCAACTTCTGAAAAATGTGAAATATTCCGGGTCGAGCCCGATGGAGCGCGATGATGTCAAGGCGGCGATTAAGGCGGGCGAAGAGGCTTTGAAAGGCACGGGTCGCGTTCTGGTGCGGGCCTCAGGCACGGAACCGCTGATCCGGGTGATGGCCGAGGGCGACGATGCGGCTCTGGTCAAGTCGGTGGTGGAACAGATCGCCGCGACGATGGCCGGGTAGCACTGGTAACTTATGGGGCGCGGGGTCTGCGACCCCACATCGTCTTATTTCACTAAAAAGCCCTGCCTAGAGCAACGAGCGTTTAATTTGACTTACAAATTGAATGCGAGATGCGGAAAAATGTAAAATGTAGAGCGGGTTGCATTCCTTTGACCGATTCAATCAGAATGCAGACCGCTCTAAAGGCGGGGCTTTTTTAGTGAAGGAAAGGCGTGGGGCCACAGGCCCCAAACCCCATCAGTTACAGGATGCTCTGGCCCGTCTTGGCCCAGTCGGCCAGAAACGTCTCAAGCCCCTTATCGGTCAGCGGGTGCTTGAACATATCCTTGAAGGTCTGCGGCGGCAGGGTGGCGCAATCGGCCCCCGCCAAAGCCGCCTGCGCCACATGGGCCGGATTGCGCAAGGAGGCCGCCAGAATTTCCGTGTCGAATTCGTAATTGTCATAAAGCTGGCGGATGTCATGGATCAGTTGCATCCCGTCCGCGCCCTGATCATCCAGCCGGCCCACGAAGGGCGACACGAAGGTGGCCCCGGCCTTGGCGGCCAGCAGCGCCTGATTGACCGAGAAGCACAGGGTCACATTGGTCATCAGACCCTGCGACGAAAACTCCTTGGTGGCCTTCAGCCCTTCCAGCGTCAACGGCACCTTGATCACCACATTGGAAGCGATTCCGGCCAGCTTTTCGCCTTCCTTGATCATGGTGGGCGCGTCGGTCGCCGCCACTTCGGCGGAAATCGGCCCGTCGATCAGGTCACAAATCTCCTTGATCACCTCAAACATGTTGCGGCCCGACTTGGCGATGATGGTCGGATTGGTGGTGACGCCATCAATCAGGCCGGTCTCTTTCAGTTCGGCCAGAACCTTGGTGTCGGCGGTATCGGCAAAAAGCAGCATGGTGTTTTTCCTGTGTGACGAAGCTGACCTGAACGGCGGGTCAGGAATAACTTTCAAATCGGACGGTTTTGTGATTATGCAGGGCCATACAACAAAATCGCAGGAATGAAACCTGCCATTTTGTTGTATGGCTTTTTTTGCGTTCAGTCGCCACGCAGGCTTTCCTCGCAAACGGCTCGGACGCGCCGTCGCGCTTGCCGGTTGTTCCAACCGGAAAATCTCCAATTTCAAACAGCAAGTTCCAGTTCATGACCACCTCCTCGTCCGCGCAACCCAGCGTCGGTTTTGTCTCCTTAGGCTGCCCCAAGGCGCTGGTCGATTCCGAGCGCATCCTGACCCGCCTGCGCGGCGAAGGCTATGCCACCTCGGCCTCTTACGGCGGCGCGGACGTGGTGGTGGTCAATACCTGCGGCTTCCTCGATTCGGCCAAGGAAGAAAGCCTCAATGCCATCGGCGAGGCGCTGAACGAAAACGGTAAGGTGATCGTCACCGGCTGCATGGGCGGCGAAGAGGCCATGATCCGCGCCCGCTTCCCCAATGTGGCGGCGGTGACCGGCGCACACCAGTATGATGCGGTGATGGACGCGGTTCACAAGGTTGTGCCGCCGAAGCCCGACCCGTTTCGCCCGCTGGTGCCCGAAAATGATGCAGGCGTGCGCCTGACGCCGAAGCACTATGCCTATCTGAAAATCTCCGAAGGCTGCGACCACCGCTGTTCCTTCTGCATCATCCCGTCTTTGCGCGGTGACCTGGCTTCGCGCCCGGTGGCCGATGTGCTGCGCGAAGCCGAAACCCTGGCCAAGTCTGGCGTGAAAGAATTGCTGGTCGTGTCGCAGGACACCTCCGCCTACGGTCTCGACATCAAATATGCCCAGAGCGAATGGCGCGGCCAGAACTGGCACGCCTCGTTCGAGGATTTGTCACGCGGCTTAGGCGAACTCGGTATCTGGGTGCGGATGCACTATGTCTATCCCTATCCGCACGTCAATGCGGTGATTCCGCTGATGGCCGAGGGCAAGATCCTGCCCTATCTCGACATACCGTTTCAGCACGCCAGCCCGAAAATCCTCAAATTGATGAAGCGGCCCGGCAATCAGGATAAGACCCTGCAACGCATTGAATCGTGGCGCGAAATCTGCCCCGATATTACCCTGCGCTCGACCTTTGTGGTCGGTTTTCCCGGCGAAACCGAGGCCGATTTCAACCTGTTGCTCGACTGGCTGGAAGCCGCGCAACTCGATCGCGTTGGCGCTTTCGCCTATGAGAATGTCACCGGCGCAGCGGCGCAACACCTGCCCGATCATGTGCCCGAAGAGGTCAAGCAAGACCGGCTCGCCCGCTTCATGGCCGCCGCCTCGCGCATTTCGGCGGCGAAGCTGCAAGCCAGGGTGGGCCGCATCGAAGAGTGCCTTGTCGATGACATCCGCAATGACGGCACCGCCATCGCCCGCACGCGCGGCGATGCGCCCGAAATCGACGGCCATATCTTCCTGAAGGGCTTTAACGGGCTGAAGGCGGGCGATCTGGTCAAGGCGAAAGTCACGTGGGCCGATCATTACGACCTGTGGGGCGAACCCGAAGGCCTGATCAAGCTGAACCGCGTCCCCGGTGCGGTGCCGAAGCGCCGGATGCACAACCTGATTTCACGTCTTTAAAGCGCGTTTCGATTCGACAAACGCAAATCGAAACGCGCCCCAGCGCCAAATCAGGCGATGCTGTTTTCGCTCAACCACTCGACCAGCTTGGCCTTGGGCATGGCGCCCACCTTCATCGAGGTCATCTGGCCGCCCTT contains the following coding sequences:
- the glmM gene encoding phosphoglucosamine mutase, translated to MSDTKWDRLQAAVNASGLSIKDVAEAAGIAQSSLFRALNGSTKAPRPETADKLEAAFIALVTGKLADYRNALSIYGYNPIRNKNEEMAAHMPALNKTRTYFGTDGIRGRANTFPMTAEVAYRVGMAAGKMFMSDNDRRHMVVIGKDTRLSGYMIEPALVAGFTSVGMDVRLFGPLPTPGVAMMTRSMRADLGVMISASHNGFADNGIKLFGPDGYKLSDEVELAIETRMDGNILEGVADPARLGRVQRVDDAQWRYVEIAKATFPRHLTLAGLRVVIDCANGAAYKVAPLALYELGAEVFPLGVTPDGININEKCGSTQPQAMAQKVRELRADIGIALDGDADRVVICDEHGNIVDGDQIMAIVASAMAHKGQLKSGGLVATVMSNLGLERFMEKKGLKLERTKVGDRYVMEKMREGGFNIGGEQSGHVILSDYATTGDGLIAALQVLAERVETGKPMSELGKQFDTVPQLLKNVKYSGSSPMERDDVKAAIKAGEEALKGTGRVLVRASGTEPLIRVMAEGDDAALVKSVVEQIAATMAG
- the fsa gene encoding fructose-6-phosphate aldolase produces the protein MLLFADTADTKVLAELKETGLIDGVTTNPTIIAKSGRNMFEVIKEICDLIDGPISAEVAATDAPTMIKEGEKLAGIASNVVIKVPLTLEGLKATKEFSSQGLMTNVTLCFSVNQALLAAKAGATFVSPFVGRLDDQGADGMQLIHDIRQLYDNYEFDTEILAASLRNPAHVAQAALAGADCATLPPQTFKDMFKHPLTDKGLETFLADWAKTGQSIL
- the rimO gene encoding 30S ribosomal protein S12 methylthiotransferase RimO, which encodes MTTSSSAQPSVGFVSLGCPKALVDSERILTRLRGEGYATSASYGGADVVVVNTCGFLDSAKEESLNAIGEALNENGKVIVTGCMGGEEAMIRARFPNVAAVTGAHQYDAVMDAVHKVVPPKPDPFRPLVPENDAGVRLTPKHYAYLKISEGCDHRCSFCIIPSLRGDLASRPVADVLREAETLAKSGVKELLVVSQDTSAYGLDIKYAQSEWRGQNWHASFEDLSRGLGELGIWVRMHYVYPYPHVNAVIPLMAEGKILPYLDIPFQHASPKILKLMKRPGNQDKTLQRIESWREICPDITLRSTFVVGFPGETEADFNLLLDWLEAAQLDRVGAFAYENVTGAAAQHLPDHVPEEVKQDRLARFMAAASRISAAKLQARVGRIEECLVDDIRNDGTAIARTRGDAPEIDGHIFLKGFNGLKAGDLVKAKVTWADHYDLWGEPEGLIKLNRVPGAVPKRRMHNLISRL